Proteins from a genomic interval of Rosa chinensis cultivar Old Blush chromosome 2, RchiOBHm-V2, whole genome shotgun sequence:
- the LOC112186314 gene encoding glycosyltransferase BC10 produces MQSRVGALEESKDPGGSILKTSHVRALPLRLIQFLLMFVVLGLGVSILSMHTIRYFGVQHLAPTEPSDVRSCFVEPNTLESWIRPPSSLLHSMNDTELLWLASCVPQVKEYPFKRTPKIAFMFLTKGPLPMEPLWERFFKGHEGLYSIYVHSLPSYSPNFSSSSVFYKRQIPSKLAEWGEMNMCEAERRLLANALLDISNEWFVLLSESCIPLSNLSIVYHYLSKSRYSFMGSFDEIGPYGRGRYNEHMAPLVNLSNWRKGSQWFEINRILAHKIVQDTTYYPIFRDFCKPACYVDEHYFQTMLTIETPHLLANRTLTYVDWSRGGAHPATFGKGDITEEFLKKITTSENCLYNNQPTTLCFLFARKFAPSALEPLLELASKVFGY; encoded by the exons ATGCAGTCAAGGGTGGGGGCATTGGAGGAAAGCAAGGACCCTGGTGGTAGTATATTAAAAACCAGCCATGTAAGGGCCTTGCCTCTGAGGCTGATCCAATTCCTGTTGATGTTTGTGGTTCTGGGTCTCGGGGTTTCGATTTTGAGTATGCATACGATCCGGTATTTCGGTGTTCAACATTTGGCTCCAACAGAACCATCTGATGTGAGGTCATGTTTTGTGGAGCCAAACACGTTAGAAAGTTGGATTAGACCTCCATCTAGTCTGTTGCATTCCATGAATGACACTGAGTTGCTGTGGCTGGCCTCATGTGTTCCTCAAGTGAAAGAATATCCGTTCAAAAGAACTCCCAAGATTGCTTTCATGTTCTTGACCAAGGGACCATTGCCGATGGAGCCTCTTTGGGAGCGGTTTTTCAAAGGGCACGAGGGGCTTTACTCGATCTATGTCCATTCGTTGCCATCTTATAGTCCCAACTTCTCAAGTTCATCAGTGTTTTACAAGAGACAAATTCCAAGCAAG CTCGCAGAGTGGGGAGAGATGAATATGTGTGAGGCTGAGAGAAGACTTCTAGCTAATGCATTGCTTGACATCTCAAATGAATGGTTTGTCCTCCTTTCCGAGTCTTGTATTCCTCTGAGCAACCTCAGCATTGTCTATCACTACTTATCGAAATCAAGGTACAGCTTTATGGGTTCATTTGACGAAATCGGACCTTATGGGAGAGGACGCTATAATGAACACATGGCCCCTTTGGTCAATCTCAGTAATTGGCGTAAAGGTTCCCAGTGGTTTGAGATCAATCGGATACTTGCACATAAGATTGTTCAAGACACAACTTACTACCCTATTTTCAGagacttttgcaaacctgcatGTTATGTAGATGAGCACTACTTTCAGACGATGCTTACCATCGAGACTCCGCATCTTTTGGCAAATAGGACTCTTACGTATGTTGACTGGTCAAGAGGTGGTGCTCATCCGGCTACGTTCGGTAAAGGTGATATTACAGAAGAGTTCCTCAAGAAGATTACTACTAGCGAAAATTGTCTCTACAACAATCAGCCGACCACGCTCTGTTTCCTTTTTGCTAGAAAGTTTGCTCCAAGTGCTTTGGAGCCTCTGTTAGAATTAGCATCTAAAGTCTTTGGATATTGA
- the LOC112186313 gene encoding IAA-amino acid hydrolase ILR1-like 4, with the protein MEFMWVFLIVLLSLLAGPTPILSDSSLSSNGFSEIPKKLLTLAQKPELFEWMVGIRRKIHENPELGYEEFETSKLIRAELDKMGVAYKYPVAVTGVVGSIGTGKPPFVAIRADMDALAMQEMVEWEHKSKIPGKMHGCGHDAHVAMLLGAAKILKEHEKDLQGTIVLVFQPAEEGGGGAKKVLDAGALQNVTAIFGLHVAHHIPLAEVASRPGPFFAGSGFFEATISGKGGHAALPHHAVDPILAVSNVIGSLQHIVSREVDPLDSQVVTVGKVQGGEAFNVIPDSVTIGGTFRAFSKETLLQLKQRIAKVITGQAAVQRCNATVNFFEDEKPLFPPTVNHKELHKHFQNVAGDMLGTHRVKDHQPLMGSEDFAYYQEAIPGFFFFLGMKDDRLGYLDTPHSPYFRINEDALPYGAALHASLAVRYLIETQLEVPLPEQQNRDEL; encoded by the exons ATGGAGTTCATGTGGGTCTTTTTGATTGTACTATTAAGTCTGCTTGCTGGTCCTACACCTATACTCTCAGATTCCTCTTTGAGTTCAAATGGGTTCTCAGAAATCCCCAAAAAGTTACTCACTTTAGCCCAGAAACCTGAGCTGTTTGAATGGATGGTGGGCATCAGAAGGAAGATACATGAAAACCCAGAACTAGGTTATGAGGAATTTGAGACCAGTAAGCTGATCAGAGCAGAATTGGACAAGATGGGTGTTGCATATAAGTACCCAGTTGCAGTTACTGGGGTTGTAGGTTCCATTGGGACTGGAAAGCCTCCTTTTGTTGCAATCAGAGCTGACATGGATGCTCTGGCTATGCAG gaAATGGTGGAGTGGGAGCACAAGAGTAAAATCCCTGGGAAAATGCATGGTTGTGGGCATGATGCTCATGTTGCAATGCTTCTTGGTGCTGCAAAGATCCTTAAAGAGCATGAGAAAGATTTACAG GGAACAATTGTTCTTGTATTTCAACCAGCAGAGGAAGGAGGAGGTGGAGCTAAGAAAGTATTAGATGCCGGAGCATTACAGAATGTTACTGCTATTTTCGGGTTGCATGTTGCCCACCATATTCCTTTAGCTGAAGTAGCCTCTAGACCTGGTCCCTTTTTTGCTGGGAGTGGCTTCTTTGAAGCAACAATAAGCGGAAAAGGAGGTCATGCAGCCCTTCCTCATCATGCGGTTGATCCAATACTCGCAGTTTCAAATGTGATTGGTAGCTTACAACATATTGTCTCACGTGAAGTTGATCCACTCGACTCTCAG GTAGTGACAGTTGGAAAAGTTCAAGGAGGTGAAGCATTCAATGTCATTCCAGATTCTGTAACTATTGGTGGCACTTTCCGTGCCTTTTCAAAGGAGACCTTATTGCAACTCAAACAGCGCATAGCGAAG GTTATAACAGGGCAGGCTGCTGTACAAAGATGCAATGCAACGGTCAATTTCTTTGAAGATGAGAAACCTTTGTTCCCCCCGACAGTAAACCATAAGGAATTGCACAAACACTTTCAAAATGTCGCAGGAGATATGCTTGGCACGCACAGAGTCAAAGACCACCAGCCATTAATGGGATCCGAGGACTTTGCATATTACCAAGAGGCAATACCtggattcttcttctttcttggaATGAAGGATGACAGGCTTGGATATCTGGATACACCACACTCACCTTACTTCCGGATCAACGAGGATGCACTTCCATATGGTGCTGCACTTCATGCTTCTTTGGCTGTTAGGTATTTGATTGAAACTCAACTGGAGGTTCCTTTGCCAGAACAGCAAAATCGTGATGAGTTATGA
- the LOC112189741 gene encoding geranyl diphosphate phosphohydrolase has product MGNETVVVAETSGSIKVAVVVCLLRGQNVLLGRRRSSLGDSTFSLPSGHLEFGESFEECAARELKEETDLDIGKIELLTVTNNLFLDEAKPSQYVAVFMRAVLADPRQEPQNIEPKFCDGWGWYEWDNLPKPLFWPLENVVQDGFNPFPT; this is encoded by the exons ATGGGAAACGAGACAGTAGTAGTGGCTGAAACTTCGGGGTCGATAAAAGTGGCGGTGGTAGTATGCCTGTTGAGAGGCCAAAACGTGCTCTTGGGACGGCGCCGCTCCTCTCTGGGAGATTCCACCTTTTCCCTTCCCAGTGGCCACCTCGAGTTTG GAGAGAGCTTTGAGGAGTGTGCAGCAAGGGAACTGAAGGAAGAAACTGATTTAGACATTGGCAAGATAGAATTGCTAACTGTGACCAACAACCTGTTCCTAGATGAAGCCAAACCATCGCAGTACGTGGCTGTTTTCATGAGGGCAGTGCTGGCAGATCCTCGTCAAGAGCCCCAGAATATTGAGCCAAAATTCTGTGATGGTTGGGGATGGTATGAGTGGGACAATCTTCCGAAGCCACTCTTTTGGCCTTTGGAGAACGTGGTTCAGGATGGATTTAACCCTTTTCCAACATGA